Proteins encoded by one window of Thunnus thynnus chromosome 3, fThuThy2.1, whole genome shotgun sequence:
- the LOC137175660 gene encoding beta-2-glycoprotein 1-like, producing MECILTLLLLCPFVFFTTVTSEQDNVCSRPVLASNIELEGLQRYFSPGAELALSCKQGYTPVSGPRKIVCGASGEWTKTKLLCIPKRCPYPDLLPNGELYYEDTVYQNTIDYTCHEGYTLIGASTAVCLANGTWSTTVPVCKSVTCDLAPIPKNGMIIYDRRISGNTTNYGDSVTYRCLPPYALIGNPRAECTVSGSWSKTPECQVVTCPPPQNIDRGYISNDEQRNFDYMETVRYGCTGDYVLEGSFQIVCQQNGHWSEKPSCKAPCSIGIERGRILYKGRKVWVEDLRPNRVPHLDIVSVYCKDEARNCGYAVSTQCIDGTLKMPECFQEPSKSKYTLQSRSLPSEITQC from the exons ATGGAATGCATTCTGACTTTGCTGCTGCTATgtccatttgtgttttttaccaCCGTGACCTCAGAACAAGACAATG TATGTTCCAGGCCTGTACTGGCTTCCAACATTGAATTGGAAGGGCTCCAGAGGTACTTTAGCCCCGGTGCAGAGTTAGCACTGTCCTGTAAACAGGGATACACCCCGGTGTCGGGCCCTCGCAAGATCGTTTGTGGCGCCAGCGGAGAATGGACAAAAACCAAACTCCTATGCATAC CGAAACGGTGTCCGTATCCTGATCTGCTGCCCAATGGAGAATTGTACTATGAGGATACTGTGTACCAGAATACAATCGACTATACATGTCATGAGGG GTACACATTGATTGGAGCCAGCACTGCTGTATGTCTAGCCAATGGAACATGGAGCACAACAGTCCCTGTCTGCAAGT CTGTGACCTGTGATCTTGCTCCAATCCCAAAGAATGGGATGATAATTTATGACAGGAGGATCAGCGGGAACACCACTAATTATGGTGACAGTGTGACGTACAGGTGCCTGCCTCCATACGCACTCATTGGCAACCCAAGAGCGGAGTGCACTGTCAGTGGCAGCTGGAGCAAGACACCTGAATGTCAAG TGGTGACCTGCCCTCCACCACAGAATATCGACAGAGGCTACATATCAAATGATGAGCAGAGAAACTTCGACTACATGGAAACAGTGAGATATGGCTGCACTGGAGACTATGTACTGGAAGGAAGCTTCCAGATCGTTTGCCAACAAAATGGACATTGGTCTGAAAAGCCATCCTGCAAAG CTCCTTGCAGTATTGGCATAGAAAGAGGAAGGATATTATACAAAGGTCGTAAAGTCTGGGTTGAAGACCTGCGTCCTAACAGAGTCCCACATTTGGACATTGTCTCAGTCTATTGCAAGGACGAGGCCAGGAATTGCGGTTATGCAGTTTCAACGCAGTGCATCGATGGAACACTCAAAATGCCAGAATGCTTTCAAG AGCCCAGCAAGAGTAAATACACCTTACAATCACGTTCGCTTCCATCAGAAATCACACAGTgctga
- the LOC137175669 gene encoding transcription factor Adf-1-like: MNMEERLIAAVTTFPELYNPAVREYRDIGRRAVAWRFIGFQLGISEEDAKRRWRSLRDRYRKEHTHNEKERRSGSAAEHKKVWRFMPLLRFLDPYIQEKSTCSKKICMGSTDVDSLSQEEPSPMQSDAEVSCSPATSDLATPLESPSLPAPGSSGPSPGTPLHRRIRPRPKRARTERADTEAHAINTISHRYDEQALFGLSLAATLRRLSPVRRRLARCRIEQLLYEVEFGEKLIPGQAEPSSLESLAKDGV; this comes from the exons ATGAACATGGAAGAGAGACTCATTGCTGCTGTAACCACCTTTCCAGAGTTGTACAACCCTGCCGTGAGAGAGTATAGAGACATAGGTCGCCGTGCAGTCGCTTGGCGTTTTATCGGCTTTCAACTCGGAATTTCTG AGGAGGACGCAAAGAGACGGTGGAGAAGTCTGAGAGACCGATACAggaaggaacacacacacaatgaaaaagaGCGTCGAAGCGGATCTGCTGCAGAGCACAAAAAGGTGTGGAGGTTCATGCCCCTGCTTCGGTTCCTCGATCCCTACATCCAGGAGAAATCTACATGCTCCAAGAAGATCTGCATGGGATCTACAGATGTGGACAGTCTCTCTCAAGAAGAACCGAGTCCCATGCAGAGTGATGCTGAAGTATCCTGCAGCCCAGCCACATCAGACCTGGCAACGCCCCTTGAGAGCCCCAGCCTACCCGCACCTGGATCTTCGGGGCCCAGCCCTGGCACCCCACTGCACAGAAGGATCCGACCTCGGCCCAAGAGAGCGCGGACAGAGCGCGCTGACACTGAGGCACATGCAATAAATACTATATCACACCGCTATGATGAGCAGGCGCTCTTCGGATTGAGCCTAGCAGCCACACTGAGGCGCCTTTCTCCTGTAAGGAGACGACTGGCAAGATGCCGTATAGAGCAGTTACTGTATGAGGTCGAGTTTGGGGAGAAGTTGATCCCGGGGCAAGCAGAGCCCTCGAGTCTTGAAAGCTTGGCCAAAGACGGAGTTTGA
- the LOC137175698 gene encoding beta-2-glycoprotein 1-like yields the protein MAPTLALLLLSQVALYATVTSKKVCGRPPITDGIDETTLKRVYEIGEELTLSCERGYLPSTANPRRMSCSPAGEWTQSDLTCTPKMCPIPRALQPLAKGRTEAPFKSVINFTCDDGYVMQGANESRCLHDGTWSHQPPLCKAVSCPLPKPPRDGRIVHDKPVTGTSTVYGQGWTYECDRPKAPSVERGSCMADGSVPEPPVCREVSCSIPPSLPNGFITFAVMRPHGYKETVKYACNDHYVLDGEAEVQCKNTGNWSTQPVCRAPCTVGIKRGRIFYNGRKLWIADLKPNRVLHGEPVVFYCLNKADRCGYPVASICKDGTLTIPECFEQPGKVEYQLRAKTLPSEIQMCAASPPAGSA from the exons ATGGCTCCGACTTTGGCTTTGCTGCTCCTCAGTCAAGTAGCCTTATATGCAACTGTCACATCCAAGAAAG TATGTGGCCGACCTCCTATCACTGACGGGATTGACGAGACGACACTCAAACGTGTGTATGAGATTGGAGAAGAGTTGACCCTCTCGTGTGAGAGGGGGTACTTGCCTTCAACGGCAAATCCTAGAAGGATGTCGTGCTCTCCCGCAGGAGAGTGGACACAGTCAGACCTGACATGTACCC CTAAGATGTGCCCAATCCCCAGAGCTCTGCAGCCATTAGCAAAGGGGAGGACAGAAGCTCCATTCAAGAGTGTGATTAACTTCACATGTGATGATGG GTATGTCATGCAAGGTGCCAATGAAAGTAGGTGTTTACATGATGGCACCTGGAGCCATCAACCACCACTCTGCAAAG CTGTGAGTTGTCCCCTGCCCAAGCCACCAAGAGATGGTAGAATTGTCCATGATAAGCCGGTTACCGGAACCTCCACCGTGTATGGACAGGGTTGGACATATGAGTGTGACCGGCCCAAGGCACCGAGTGTGGAGAGAGGATCCTGCATGGCTGATGGAAGTGTCCCTGAACCTCCAGTGTGTCGAG AGGTGAGCTGCTCCATCCCACCAAGCCTACCTAATGGATTCATCACCTTTGCTGTAATGAGACCACATGGCTACAAGGAGACGGTTAAGTACGCCTGCAATGACCACTATGTACTGGATGGAGAGGCTGAGGTACAGTGCAAAAACACAGGGAACTGGTCAACCCAGCCAGTCTGCAGAG CTCCATGCACAGTTGGCATCAAAAGAGGCCGTATCTTCTACAATGGCAGGAAACTCTGGATCGCAGACCTGAAACCCAACAGAGTCCTCCATGGAGAACCTGTAGTCTTCTATTGTCTGAACAAAGCTGACAGGTGTGGCTACCCTGTGGCCAGCATCTGTAAAGATGGGACCCTCACCATCCCAGAGTGTTTTGAGC AACCTGGCAAGGTGGAGTACCAGTTGAGGGCCAAAACCCTTCCGTCAGAAATCCAAATGTGCGCTGCTTCACCCCCTGCAGGATCTGCATAA